The Euphorbia lathyris chromosome 2, ddEupLath1.1, whole genome shotgun sequence genome includes a window with the following:
- the LOC136216817 gene encoding heparanase-like protein 1, which yields MANQLRLQESFVLMVLILCSYCVYKTGAEDAIVTVRGLTSISNTDDNFICATLDWWPPTKCDYGQCPWGLSGILNLDLQNKILASAIKAFNPLRLRIGGSLQDQVVYKVGNNTIKKFPQFKRRDTNGFLFGFTRGTLTMDRWDQLNQFFNQTGAKITFSLNALYGKRKSKDDSMLWVGRWNPSNARDLMRYTISKGYNIDSYELGNELCGTGVSAKIEAIDYAKDIMELKKLVSDLYGNSNSTPGVLGPAGFYNKIWFDAFLEATGPNVLSGVTHHIYNLGAGRDKNLIKKIQDPYILDQVAQTFKDVSDSVTKFAAWASPWVGESGGAYNSGGKDVSHTFADGFWYLDQLGMTAAFNHKVYCRQTLIGGNYGLLNTTTFLPNPDYYSALLWHRVMGKEVLATTHNTSPYLRAYSHCSKNKPGIAVLLINMSNQTSFTVTVAEDDNPNTGSFSFGYSTAGTKPREEYHLTPLGGNIQSDVMLLNGRILKLTESLEIPTMNPQLVDPWSPISVAPYSVVYAVIPDFKAPTCGLDNI from the exons ATGGCGAATCAGCTGAGGTTACAAGAGAGCTTTGTTTTGATGGTTTTAATATTGTGTTCTTATTGTGTATATAAAACAGGTGCAGAAGATGCGATAGTTACAGTAAGAGGACTGACTTCAATCTCAAACACAGATGACAATTTCATATGTGCTACTTTGGATTGGTGGCCACCTACCAAGTGTGATTACGGACAGTGTCCATGGGGTCTTTCTGGCATTCTTAATTTGGATTTGCAAAACAAGATCTTGGCCAGTGCTATAAAGG CATTTAATCCATTGAGACTGAGAATTGGAGGGTCGTTGCAAGATCAAGTGGTGTATAAAGTAGGGAATAATACCATCAAGAAATTCCCTCAATTTAAAAGAAGAGATACAAATGGCTTTTTGTTTGGGTTTACCAGAGGAACTCTTACTATGGATAGATGGGATcaacttaatcaattctttaaccAAACAGG AGCTAAAATTACTTTCAGCTTGAATGCTCTGTACGGGAAGAGAAAGTCGAAAGATGATTCAATGTTGTGGGTAGGCAGATGGAACCCAAGTAATGCTCGTGACCTCATGCGATATACTATTTCGAAGGGATATAACATTGATTCCTATGAACTAG GGAATGAGTTATGTGGAACTGGAGTATCCGCAAAAATAGAGGCGATTGATTATGCTAAAGACATAATGGAACTAAAGAAATTGGTCTCAGATTTGTATGGAAATTCGAATTCAACACCAGGAGTATTGGGTCCGGCTGGGTTTTACAACAAAATATGGTTCGATGCTTTCCTTGAGGCCACTGGACCAAATGTTCTTTCTGGGGTCACCCACCATATTTACAATCTTGGGGCAGGTAGGGATAAGAACCTGATAAAGAAGATTCAGGACCCATATATACTGGATCAAGTAGCACAAACATTCAAAGATGTGTCAGACAGTGTAACTAAGTTTGCAGCCTGGGCTTCTCCTTGGGTTGGGGAATCTGGTGGTGCTTATAACAGTGGTGGCAAAGATGTTTCTCATACCTTCGCTGATGGTTTTTG GTACTTGGACCAATTGGGGATGACAGCAGCATTCAACCATAAGGTTTATTGCAGACAAACTCTTATTGGTGGAAACTATGGCCTCCTTAATACCACTACATTCCTACCTAATCCTGACTATTACAG TGCACTTTTATGGCATCGGGTAATGGGGAAAGAGGTGTTAGCAACTACTCACAATACTTCTCCCTATCTAAGAGCATATTCCCATTGCTCTAAGAACAAG CCTGGAATTGCAGTGCTTCTAATAAACATGTCCAACCAGACCAGCTTCACTGTAACAGTAGCAGAGGATGATAATCCAAACACAGGCAGCTTCAGTTTTGGGTACAGCACTGCCGGGACCAAACCAAGGGAAGAGTACCATTTGACACCATTGGGAGGGAATATTCAGAGCGATGTGATGCTACTCAACGGCAGAATATTGAAACTTACCGAATCACTTGAGATTCCGACAATGAATCCACAGCTCGTTGATCCATGGTCGCCCATTTCTGTTGCTCCTTATTCCGTTGTATATGCGGTCATCCCTGATTTTAAGGCTCCTACCTGTGGTCTCGACAACATCtga